Proteins from a single region of Rhizobium leguminosarum bv. trifolii WSM1325:
- a CDS encoding protein of unknown function DUF6 transmembrane (PFAM: protein of unknown function DUF6 transmembrane~KEGG: sme:SM_b20112 hypothetical protein), with protein MQPGRTGLAVCLMVAASILNSFDAVIVRLLPGEVHPLMIGFFRSFFGLLVVTPWIVSRVDLKSSPYRVLHVVRAGLKLASLVALFVAFAHAPLADATAINFTMPMFLVLGAWLVLKEHVGISSVAGIVAGFIGVMIIIRPGASGFDQWLLFALAGAVLTAASQLMLRRMALRDSADRLVAWNLIATVPLGLIVMLPVWSMPTWSQLGLLALQGALGALNMTLITRAFSMATASVLAPLDFLRLPVVALMAFSFFAEVPAVQTWIGAAVIFGAAIIGTRGMTWRRKPPR; from the coding sequence ATGCAGCCTGGTCGCACAGGCCTTGCCGTCTGCTTGATGGTGGCTGCCTCCATTTTAAATAGTTTCGACGCAGTCATTGTGCGTTTGCTGCCCGGCGAGGTGCATCCATTGATGATCGGCTTTTTCCGGTCGTTTTTCGGGCTTCTTGTCGTCACGCCCTGGATCGTGTCGCGGGTCGACCTGAAATCCTCTCCCTATCGTGTTCTGCATGTCGTGCGTGCGGGTCTGAAGCTTGCCTCACTGGTTGCTTTGTTCGTCGCCTTTGCCCACGCGCCACTCGCCGATGCCACGGCGATCAATTTCACCATGCCCATGTTTCTCGTTCTCGGTGCGTGGCTGGTGTTGAAGGAACATGTCGGCATCTCCAGCGTGGCCGGCATTGTCGCAGGTTTTATCGGCGTCATGATCATCATTCGCCCTGGAGCGTCCGGTTTCGACCAATGGCTGCTTTTTGCGCTGGCAGGAGCGGTCTTGACGGCGGCCAGCCAATTGATGCTCCGGCGGATGGCATTGAGGGATAGTGCCGACCGGCTGGTTGCATGGAATCTGATAGCGACGGTACCGCTTGGCCTGATCGTTATGCTGCCGGTCTGGTCGATGCCGACCTGGAGCCAACTCGGACTGCTTGCCCTCCAAGGGGCACTCGGCGCACTCAACATGACGCTGATCACGCGCGCCTTCAGTATGGCGACCGCAAGCGTTCTGGCACCGCTCGACTTTCTCCGACTGCCCGTCGTGGCCCTTATGGCCTTCTCATTTTTCGCGGAAGTTCCAGCCGTACAGACGTGGATCGGCGCGGCTGTGATCTTCGGCGCAGCCATTATTGGAACCCGCGGCATGACATGGCGACGCAAGCCGCCGCGATAA
- a CDS encoding D-tagatose-bisphosphate aldolase, class II, non-catalytic subunit (TIGRFAM: D-tagatose-bisphosphate aldolase, class II, non-catalytic subunit~PFAM: D-tagatose-bisphosphate aldolase class II accessory protein AgaZ~KEGG: sme:SM_b21373 putative sugar kinase protein) produces the protein MTSIEENRQIALRKFFGVRNLPFPHGVTSVCSAHPLVIEAALRRAGMEHRAVLIEATCNQVNQEGGYTAMTPADFRRFIEDIAAATDFPAECIILGGDHLGPNPWRKLAAEEAMLRAAAMVTAYVEAGFEKIHLDTSMGCAGEPAALDDELTAARATRLAKAAEEAALRSGRRPPVYIIGTEVPPPGGATHALEEIEITRADAAMKTLAVHRASFAEAGLASAMERVIGIVVQPGVEFGNTDVALYKPERAKSLIGSLDDMPDLVFEAHSTDYQPAEALSALVDSGFAILKVGPGLTFALREALYGLDAIADLLAGKTPRTGLVTTMEKIMVEQPASWAGHYGGSPDEQRLQRHFSYSDRIRYYWPDPRASAAVGELFSRLPDEIPETLISQYLGRLYSNVVSKRVAPKARELCLAAVDAALAPYSAATASR, from the coding sequence ATGACGTCGATCGAAGAGAACCGGCAGATCGCGTTGCGAAAGTTTTTCGGTGTCCGAAACTTGCCTTTTCCACACGGCGTCACTTCGGTCTGCTCGGCTCATCCGCTGGTCATTGAGGCAGCCCTTCGGCGTGCCGGCATGGAGCACCGGGCGGTTCTCATCGAAGCCACCTGCAATCAGGTCAATCAGGAGGGCGGCTATACGGCGATGACGCCGGCAGACTTTCGCCGGTTCATCGAGGACATCGCCGCAGCAACTGATTTTCCAGCCGAATGCATCATCCTGGGAGGCGATCACCTCGGTCCCAACCCGTGGAGAAAATTGGCGGCCGAGGAGGCAATGCTGCGCGCCGCAGCTATGGTGACGGCCTATGTCGAGGCAGGGTTTGAAAAGATTCACCTGGACACGTCGATGGGCTGTGCCGGTGAACCAGCGGCCCTCGATGACGAATTGACTGCGGCGCGGGCCACTCGATTGGCAAAGGCCGCTGAGGAGGCCGCTCTTCGTTCAGGCCGCCGTCCGCCGGTCTATATCATCGGAACCGAGGTGCCGCCTCCAGGTGGCGCAACGCACGCACTCGAAGAAATCGAAATTACCCGAGCCGATGCGGCGATGAAAACCCTGGCGGTTCACCGGGCGTCGTTTGCCGAAGCAGGTTTGGCGTCGGCGATGGAGCGGGTCATTGGGATCGTGGTTCAGCCGGGCGTGGAATTTGGCAACACGGACGTGGCGCTCTACAAGCCCGAACGGGCCAAGAGCCTCATTGGTTCGCTGGACGACATGCCGGACTTGGTTTTCGAAGCACATTCCACCGACTACCAACCGGCCGAAGCCTTGTCTGCTCTCGTTGACAGCGGCTTTGCAATCCTCAAGGTCGGGCCGGGGCTGACTTTCGCGCTGCGCGAAGCGCTGTACGGTCTCGATGCGATCGCTGATCTACTTGCAGGGAAGACGCCACGAACAGGACTGGTGACGACCATGGAAAAAATCATGGTTGAGCAACCGGCAAGCTGGGCGGGCCACTATGGCGGCAGTCCCGATGAGCAGCGACTGCAGCGGCATTTCAGCTATAGTGATCGAATTCGCTATTACTGGCCGGATCCTCGAGCATCCGCCGCAGTCGGCGAATTGTTCAGCCGGCTTCCTGATGAAATTCCCGAAACTCTGATCAGCCAATATCTCGGCCGACTATATTCTAACGTGGTCTCAAAGCGGGTCGCTCCGAAGGCCCGCGAGCTCTGCCTTGCTGCGGTCGACGCGGCATTGGCGCCTTATTCAGCCGCCACGGCAAGCCGATGA
- a CDS encoding hypothetical protein (KEGG: rec:RHECIAT_PC0000134 hypothetical protein), translating to MAELVADTLFDTTIEIIPPEDLKEQPDSAACLCCKRRRQWMDDDGCGICEECLAS from the coding sequence ATGGCGGAGCTTGTGGCCGACACTCTATTCGACACGACGATCGAGATCATTCCTCCGGAAGACTTGAAGGAACAACCCGACAGTGCTGCTTGCCTTTGCTGCAAGCGCCGGCGTCAGTGGATGGACGATGACGGCTGCGGCATCTGTGAGGAATGCCTGGCCTCGTGA
- a CDS encoding alkyl hydroperoxide reductase/ Thiol specific antioxidant/ Mal allergen (PFAM: alkyl hydroperoxide reductase/ Thiol specific antioxidant/ Mal allergen; Redoxin domain protein~KEGG: rec:RHECIAT_CH0002612 hypothetical protein): MGDQKRPLQPGETAPAFALATANFDGTVSFADLSGRPFVIGFFRGLHCPFCRRQLEQLAGVQPTLRAAGVETVAVINTPVERARLYFRHRPTPITLLCDPDCRTHRAYGVPHGEFLPEGSCEQPEWPYGATMAQFLAARINPTGELPEPLHPMEANTILNAKDGFELDEADNAIFANHATQLVGHFLVNANGTIGWSQIEALDGPNSLSIFPTAAEIIAAAGSLGR; this comes from the coding sequence ATGGGAGACCAGAAACGCCCGCTGCAACCAGGAGAAACTGCCCCAGCCTTCGCACTCGCCACGGCCAACTTCGACGGAACCGTCTCTTTCGCCGACTTGAGCGGTCGCCCGTTCGTAATCGGGTTCTTTCGCGGGCTGCACTGCCCGTTCTGCCGGCGCCAGCTCGAACAGCTTGCCGGCGTACAGCCGACCCTGCGCGCTGCCGGGGTGGAGACCGTGGCCGTTATCAACACGCCGGTGGAACGTGCCCGGCTGTATTTCCGCCACCGGCCGACGCCAATAACGCTTCTGTGTGACCCGGACTGCCGCACGCATCGAGCCTACGGTGTGCCGCATGGCGAGTTCCTGCCCGAAGGGAGCTGCGAGCAGCCCGAATGGCCCTATGGCGCAACGATGGCGCAGTTCCTGGCGGCACGCATCAACCCCACGGGCGAGCTGCCGGAACCGCTGCACCCGATGGAAGCCAACACGATACTCAACGCCAAGGACGGCTTCGAGCTCGACGAAGCCGACAATGCGATCTTCGCGAACCACGCTACCCAGCTCGTCGGGCACTTCCTGGTCAATGCGAATGGCACCATCGGCTGGAGCCAAATCGAGGCGCTCGACGGACCGAACAGTCTCTCGATCTTCCCGACCGCGGCGGAGATCATCGCCGCCGCTGGTAGCCTTGGACGCTGA
- a CDS encoding NUDIX hydrolase (PFAM: NUDIX hydrolase~KEGG: ret:RHE_PF00086 putative NTP pyrophosphohydrolase protein) — protein MAIRSAGLLLYRRVSRDIEVLLVHPGGPFWARKDEAAWSIPKGLIEPGEDELAAAIRETAEELGVAVDGRFTPLGEYRQPGGKMVVAWSIEADPVLDVNAIQSSEFEMEWPPRSGRVKSFPEVDRAGWFSPRDAAIKLLKGQRPMLADLLTHLE, from the coding sequence ATGGCAATCCGCAGCGCCGGACTTCTGCTATACCGGCGTGTTTCCAGGGACATCGAAGTGCTTCTCGTCCATCCGGGCGGTCCTTTCTGGGCTAGGAAAGACGAGGCTGCGTGGTCGATCCCGAAGGGGTTGATCGAACCTGGAGAAGATGAGCTCGCGGCGGCAATAAGGGAAACTGCCGAAGAGTTGGGTGTAGCAGTCGATGGCAGGTTCACACCGTTGGGCGAATACCGACAACCTGGCGGAAAGATGGTTGTCGCGTGGTCGATCGAAGCCGATCCGGTACTGGACGTGAATGCGATACAGAGTTCCGAGTTTGAAATGGAATGGCCACCACGGTCAGGCCGGGTAAAGAGCTTTCCGGAGGTCGATCGCGCCGGGTGGTTTTCCCCGCGCGACGCAGCCATAAAGCTGTTGAAAGGGCAGCGACCGATGCTTGCCGACCTACTGACGCATCTTGAATGA
- a CDS encoding hypothetical protein (KEGG: smd:Smed_4426 hypothetical protein) translates to MIGPKLLIEPSDLASLMREVRGSHELLLKTTILSDSHRHVTEIEKTELRSALSTREETIMNGISKTLNDMTLVERSSLLDTVADALEATAEEAEGEGDARFVANSICVANTIRGLSGDLTPRDLQAAELLLEQGIMLVHQFSNRAKTNGVIH, encoded by the coding sequence ATGATCGGCCCGAAATTATTGATTGAGCCGTCCGATCTCGCTTCACTCATGCGTGAGGTGCGCGGCAGCCATGAGTTGCTTCTGAAAACAACCATCCTATCTGACAGTCACCGCCACGTCACTGAAATCGAGAAAACGGAGCTGCGATCCGCCTTGAGCACACGCGAGGAGACAATCATGAACGGCATTTCCAAAACCCTGAACGACATGACGCTCGTCGAACGCTCGAGCCTGCTCGACACCGTCGCCGACGCCTTGGAAGCAACGGCCGAGGAGGCGGAAGGGGAGGGCGACGCCCGCTTCGTCGCCAACTCCATCTGCGTCGCCAATACGATTCGCGGTCTATCCGGCGATCTCACGCCGCGCGATCTGCAGGCAGCCGAGTTACTCCTTGAGCAGGGCATCATGCTCGTCCACCAGTTCTCGAACCGGGCGAAAACGAACGGAGTGATCCACTAG
- a CDS encoding ABC transporter related (PFAM: ABC transporter related; Oligopeptide/dipeptide ABC transporter domain protein~SMART: AAA ATPase~KEGG: sme:SM_b20141 putative oligopeptide ABC transporter ATP-binding protein): MAEHLLEVRDLSVEFHTASGTVKAVQDVSWHLDRGETLAILGESGSGKSVSASAIMNLIDMPPGKITSGTILLNGRDMLKMTPEERRSINGAKIAMIFQDPLAHLNPVYPVGWQITEMMTTHGQSAERAGARALELIGRVGITDPQAAMRKYPFQFSGGQRQRLMIAMAIACKPDILIADEPTTALDVTVQAQVLELLQELQQETGMGLLLITHDLGVVAEIADRVVVMNSGCVVETGNAAEVYRNPQNAYTKKLIAAAPGKGAMAQERDRQGEPLLRAIGLKKSFGAFQALKGVDFVIMPGETVAVVGESGSGKSTLARAIVRLDDPQEGQVLYRGNDLLAMTPREIFGLRRDLQMVFQDPTQSLNPRMSVFRLISEAWVIHPDILPKARWKERVAELLVKVGLKPDMADRYPHQFSGGQRQRIAIARALAMEPKLIICDEAVSALDVSIQAQVIALLEGLRREFGLSYLFIAHDLPVVRDFADRVIVMKAGEIVEEGPVEQIFTAPSHPYTQALLAASLDPDPEIQATRRAARQLQEGLVSA; encoded by the coding sequence ATGGCTGAACATCTTTTGGAAGTGCGTGACCTCTCGGTCGAGTTCCACACCGCCAGCGGGACCGTCAAGGCGGTGCAGGATGTCAGCTGGCATCTCGATCGCGGCGAGACGCTGGCGATCCTTGGGGAAAGCGGTTCGGGCAAATCCGTATCGGCCTCGGCGATCATGAACCTGATCGACATGCCGCCCGGCAAGATCACCAGCGGCACCATTCTCCTCAACGGCCGCGACATGCTGAAAATGACGCCCGAGGAGCGGCGCTCGATCAACGGCGCCAAGATCGCCATGATCTTTCAGGACCCGCTCGCCCACCTCAATCCGGTCTATCCGGTCGGCTGGCAAATCACCGAGATGATGACGACGCATGGCCAGTCGGCGGAGCGCGCCGGCGCGAGGGCACTCGAATTGATCGGGCGCGTCGGCATAACCGATCCGCAGGCGGCGATGCGAAAATATCCATTCCAGTTCTCCGGCGGCCAGCGACAACGCCTGATGATCGCCATGGCGATCGCCTGCAAGCCCGATATCTTGATCGCGGATGAACCCACCACCGCGCTTGATGTGACGGTGCAGGCGCAGGTGCTCGAACTTCTGCAGGAGTTGCAGCAGGAAACCGGCATGGGCCTGTTGCTGATCACCCACGATTTGGGCGTCGTTGCCGAGATCGCCGACCGGGTCGTGGTGATGAATTCCGGCTGCGTGGTCGAAACCGGCAATGCGGCCGAAGTCTATCGCAACCCGCAGAACGCCTATACGAAGAAGCTGATAGCTGCCGCGCCGGGGAAGGGTGCGATGGCGCAAGAGCGTGACCGGCAGGGCGAACCGTTGCTGCGCGCCATCGGCCTGAAAAAGAGTTTCGGCGCATTCCAGGCGCTGAAGGGCGTGGACTTCGTCATCATGCCCGGCGAGACGGTTGCCGTTGTCGGCGAGAGCGGTTCCGGCAAGTCGACCCTTGCCCGGGCAATCGTTCGCCTCGATGATCCGCAGGAGGGCCAGGTTCTCTATCGCGGCAACGATCTGCTTGCGATGACCCCAAGAGAAATATTCGGGCTGCGTCGCGATTTGCAGATGGTCTTTCAGGACCCGACCCAGTCACTGAACCCGCGGATGAGCGTGTTCCGGTTGATTTCCGAGGCCTGGGTCATTCACCCGGATATCCTGCCGAAGGCGAGATGGAAGGAGAGAGTGGCCGAGCTGCTGGTCAAGGTTGGCCTGAAACCGGATATGGCCGACCGGTATCCACATCAGTTTTCCGGCGGCCAGCGCCAGCGCATCGCGATTGCCCGGGCGCTGGCGATGGAGCCGAAACTGATCATCTGCGACGAGGCGGTTTCGGCGCTCGACGTGTCGATCCAGGCGCAGGTAATCGCCTTGCTTGAGGGCCTGCGTCGCGAATTCGGCCTGTCCTACCTCTTCATCGCACACGACCTGCCGGTGGTTCGCGATTTCGCCGATCGTGTCATCGTCATGAAGGCCGGCGAGATTGTCGAGGAGGGGCCGGTCGAACAGATCTTCACCGCGCCCTCCCACCCCTACACGCAGGCACTTCTTGCCGCGAGCCTCGATCCCGATCCGGAGATCCAGGCCACCCGACGCGCCGCCCGCCAACTACAGGAAGGACTCGTTTCCGCATGA
- a CDS encoding binding-protein-dependent transport systems inner membrane component (PFAM: binding-protein-dependent transport systems inner membrane component~KEGG: sme:SM_b20142 putative oligopeptide ABC transporter permease protein), with protein MADTQILAEKKPSGPIGRWLTMLWADKLAFFAALFLLIVLLCALFGPLLLEAIATKQNLRGRNAPPFDITRGMLYVLGADALGRPLLARVIVAAQNTILVAAAAVLASSVVGTALGLVAGYSRSSAAQWIMRLGDVIMSFPSLLLAVIVLYMLEPSVTNIVLVLAITRIPIYLRTTRAEVLEVRERMFVQAAKVMGASYWRIVFHHILPVIFPTLVTIATLDFAFVMLAESSLSFLGIGIQAPEITWGLMVAQGRPYLTNAWWLSFWPGLAIILTTLSLNLLSNWLRIALDPTQRWRLEMRGRKNG; from the coding sequence ATGGCCGACACACAAATCCTCGCCGAGAAAAAACCAAGCGGCCCGATCGGGCGCTGGCTGACGATGCTGTGGGCGGACAAGCTCGCTTTCTTCGCGGCTCTGTTCCTCTTGATCGTTCTGCTCTGTGCGCTGTTTGGCCCGCTCCTGCTGGAAGCCATCGCCACCAAGCAGAACCTGCGGGGCCGCAACGCGCCGCCGTTCGATATCACCCGCGGAATGCTTTATGTCCTCGGCGCCGATGCGCTGGGCAGGCCGCTTCTTGCCCGCGTTATCGTGGCGGCGCAAAACACCATCCTGGTTGCCGCGGCAGCCGTGCTTGCATCATCCGTCGTCGGGACGGCGCTCGGTCTGGTCGCAGGTTACAGCCGCTCCTCCGCGGCTCAATGGATCATGCGCCTCGGCGACGTCATCATGTCCTTTCCGTCGCTGCTTCTGGCGGTGATCGTGCTCTACATGCTCGAGCCCTCGGTCACCAATATCGTCCTCGTCCTGGCGATCACCCGCATTCCCATCTATCTGCGCACCACGCGCGCCGAAGTGCTGGAAGTGCGCGAGCGGATGTTCGTGCAGGCGGCGAAGGTGATGGGAGCATCGTATTGGCGGATTGTCTTCCATCACATCCTGCCGGTGATCTTCCCCACGCTGGTGACCATCGCGACGCTCGATTTCGCCTTCGTCATGCTGGCGGAATCCTCCCTGTCGTTCCTTGGGATCGGCATTCAGGCGCCGGAGATCACCTGGGGTCTCATGGTTGCTCAAGGACGACCCTATCTCACCAATGCCTGGTGGCTTTCCTTCTGGCCGGGCCTTGCAATCATTCTGACGACGCTGTCGCTGAACCTTCTGTCGAATTGGCTGCGCATCGCGCTCGATCCGACACAACGCTGGCGCCTTGAAATGAGGGGCAGGAAAAATGGCTGA
- a CDS encoding ABC transporter related (PFAM: ABC transporter related; Transport-associated OB domain protein~SMART: AAA ATPase~KEGG: azc:AZC_4208 ABC transporter ATP-binding protein) has protein sequence MASVSVANARKSYGHFEVLHGVDIDIQDGEFVILVGPSGCGKSTLLRMIAGLEEISAGRISIGSKVVNNVAPKERDIAMVFQSYALYPHLTVEANMGFSLKLAKAPKEQTRQRVRAAAEILGLEHLLDRYPKNLSGGQRQRVAMGRAIVRNPQVFLFDEPLSNLDAKLRVQMRSEIKQLHQRLKTTTIYVTHDQIEAMTMADRIVVMRDGFVEQIGSPLDLYDRPANLFVAGFVGSPAMNLVRGQVSPSGPLELIADGGGRLPLPEAASLERGAQLIYGIRPEHLTIGHGPVAAEVVLVEPTGAEIQITTKFGADHLVATVRERLDLRAGDQIVIAPDLSKLHLFDAKTEKRLRSV, from the coding sequence ATGGCGTCAGTAAGTGTGGCGAATGCCCGCAAGAGCTACGGTCACTTCGAAGTTCTGCATGGTGTGGATATTGATATCCAAGACGGCGAATTCGTTATCCTGGTCGGTCCGTCCGGGTGCGGGAAGTCGACATTGTTGCGGATGATCGCCGGCCTCGAAGAGATTTCGGCTGGTCGGATTTCGATCGGCAGCAAGGTCGTAAACAATGTCGCGCCAAAAGAACGCGATATCGCAATGGTTTTCCAGTCCTATGCGCTCTACCCCCACCTGACAGTCGAGGCGAATATGGGTTTTTCGCTGAAGCTGGCCAAAGCACCCAAGGAACAGACCAGGCAGCGTGTTCGAGCAGCCGCTGAAATTCTGGGGCTCGAGCATCTGCTCGACAGATATCCGAAAAATTTGTCGGGTGGCCAACGCCAACGTGTGGCGATGGGCCGTGCCATCGTCAGAAATCCGCAGGTCTTCCTGTTTGACGAACCATTGTCGAACCTGGACGCAAAGCTGCGGGTGCAGATGCGTTCGGAAATCAAACAGCTGCATCAGCGACTGAAGACAACGACCATTTACGTCACCCACGATCAGATCGAGGCCATGACGATGGCCGATCGGATTGTTGTGATGCGGGACGGCTTCGTCGAGCAGATAGGCTCGCCGCTCGATCTCTACGACCGGCCTGCAAACCTTTTCGTGGCGGGCTTCGTCGGTTCGCCGGCGATGAACCTTGTTCGAGGCCAGGTCAGCCCTTCGGGGCCACTGGAGTTGATCGCGGACGGCGGAGGGAGGCTGCCGCTGCCGGAAGCGGCGTCATTGGAACGCGGCGCGCAGCTTATCTACGGCATTCGCCCCGAACATCTCACAATCGGACACGGTCCAGTTGCCGCTGAGGTCGTCCTCGTTGAGCCTACCGGTGCTGAGATCCAGATAACCACGAAGTTTGGCGCCGATCACCTCGTTGCGACGGTAAGAGAACGCCTTGATCTGCGCGCCGGTGATCAGATCGTCATTGCCCCAGACCTTAGCAAACTGCATCTGTTCGACGCAAAAACCGAAAAGCGGTTGAGGTCCGTCTAA
- a CDS encoding D-isomer specific 2-hydroxyacid dehydrogenase NAD-binding (PFAM: D-isomer specific 2-hydroxyacid dehydrogenase NAD-binding; D-isomer specific 2-hydroxyacid dehydrogenase catalytic region~KEGG: mpo:Mpop_4878 D-isomer specific 2-hydroxyacid dehydrogenase NAD-binding), which produces MKPDVIVAYPLRPRQMAMLEETYTLHRLDLAKGEKRDALLRQAGPIASALVCNGHVTIDEALLSKLPALKLAACSSAGYDQMDVEAMTRRGIKLTNTSEVLCDDVADMALLLMLAARRRLPEGDRYVRSGDWGQKGMMPLTTSTSGKKAGIVGLGRIGMAIAKRCEAVGLTVGYYGRTKKDGNDFAYFDTPAKLADWADILIVATPGGPSTEGLISADVLNALGPTGSFINIARGTVVDEPALIKALQERRIASAGIDVYLNEPNPDPRFAALDNVVLYPHHASGTEETRDRMAQLTVDNLAAFFAGRPLLTPVN; this is translated from the coding sequence ATGAAGCCTGATGTCATCGTCGCCTATCCGCTCCGGCCCCGTCAGATGGCGATGCTGGAGGAGACCTACACGCTGCACCGGCTGGATCTCGCCAAAGGCGAAAAGCGGGATGCTCTCTTGCGGCAAGCCGGCCCGATCGCTTCCGCGCTGGTCTGCAACGGCCATGTGACGATCGACGAAGCCCTGCTTTCGAAATTGCCGGCATTAAAGCTCGCCGCCTGTTCCTCGGCCGGCTACGACCAGATGGACGTCGAGGCGATGACACGGCGCGGCATCAAACTCACCAACACATCCGAGGTGCTGTGCGACGACGTTGCCGACATGGCACTGCTTCTAATGCTGGCGGCACGCCGGCGCCTGCCGGAAGGCGATCGCTATGTGCGCTCCGGCGATTGGGGGCAGAAGGGCATGATGCCGCTGACGACATCGACGTCTGGCAAGAAGGCCGGGATCGTCGGCCTCGGCCGCATAGGGATGGCGATTGCCAAGCGATGCGAAGCTGTCGGGCTGACGGTCGGCTATTATGGAAGGACGAAGAAAGACGGCAACGATTTTGCCTATTTCGACACGCCGGCAAAACTTGCGGACTGGGCCGATATCCTGATCGTCGCGACCCCTGGCGGGCCCTCGACCGAAGGGTTGATTTCGGCGGACGTGCTGAATGCGCTCGGACCGACGGGCAGCTTCATCAACATTGCCCGCGGCACCGTGGTCGACGAGCCGGCCTTGATCAAGGCCTTGCAGGAAAGGCGGATCGCCTCGGCCGGCATCGATGTCTACCTCAACGAACCCAATCCCGATCCGCGCTTCGCAGCGCTCGACAACGTTGTGCTCTATCCCCACCATGCCAGCGGTACCGAGGAAACGCGCGACAGGATGGCGCAATTGACGGTCGACAACCTTGCCGCCTTCTTCGCAGGCAGGCCGCTACTGACGCCGGTCAATTGA
- a CDS encoding binding-protein-dependent transport systems inner membrane component (PFAM: binding-protein-dependent transport systems inner membrane component~KEGG: sme:SM_b20143 putative oligopeptide ABC transporter permease protein) — MKSFIGKRAIASGVSLVVLIVIVFFLSRLTGDPTDLYLPIDATTEMRQQFREMNGFNDPLIIQFGRYVSDLAQGNFGQSLRQARPAMDVVLEAFVWTFWLAAITMVLVTIAAIVIGSLAAFRVGGVFDRLATFFSLIGAAAPDFWLAIVAIVIFAVKLHVLPTSGTGTFWHWVLPVSVLFIRPFGLILQVVRGSMISVLSSAYVKTARAKGVRSNSIIFIHGLRNAMLPVITVIGDQAAAILNGAVVVETVFGFPGIGKLMIDSILLRDFAVVLAVIMVSALAIFIMNLLIDIAYALLDPRIRY; from the coding sequence ATGAAGAGTTTCATCGGCAAACGCGCGATCGCCAGTGGCGTATCGCTCGTGGTGCTTATCGTCATCGTGTTCTTCCTGTCCCGGCTGACGGGCGATCCGACCGACCTCTATCTGCCGATCGATGCGACCACCGAAATGCGCCAGCAATTCCGTGAGATGAACGGTTTCAACGATCCGTTGATCATCCAGTTCGGCCGTTATGTCTCGGATCTTGCCCAGGGCAATTTCGGTCAGTCACTGCGGCAGGCCCGTCCGGCCATGGATGTCGTGCTGGAGGCCTTCGTCTGGACCTTCTGGCTGGCTGCCATCACCATGGTGCTGGTCACGATCGCCGCGATCGTCATCGGTTCGCTTGCGGCGTTTCGCGTCGGCGGCGTCTTCGACCGTCTCGCCACCTTCTTCTCGCTGATCGGCGCTGCGGCGCCGGATTTCTGGCTGGCCATCGTGGCAATCGTCATTTTCGCCGTTAAACTGCATGTCCTGCCGACATCGGGAACGGGAACTTTCTGGCACTGGGTCCTGCCGGTCAGCGTGCTGTTCATCCGGCCTTTCGGCCTGATCCTGCAGGTGGTCCGAGGCTCGATGATCAGTGTTCTGTCTTCCGCCTATGTGAAGACGGCCCGCGCCAAGGGGGTCCGCTCGAACTCAATCATCTTCATTCACGGACTGCGCAACGCCATGCTGCCGGTGATCACAGTCATCGGCGACCAGGCGGCCGCCATCTTGAACGGTGCCGTCGTCGTCGAGACGGTGTTTGGCTTTCCTGGAATCGGCAAGCTAATGATCGATTCCATCCTGCTTCGCGATTTCGCCGTCGTGTTGGCCGTCATCATGGTCTCGGCACTGGCGATCTTCATCATGAACCTGTTGATCGACATCGCCTATGCGCTGCTCGATCCGCGCATCCGGTATTGA